A genomic stretch from Podospora pseudoanserina strain CBS 124.78 chromosome 3, whole genome shotgun sequence includes:
- a CDS encoding hypothetical protein (EggNog:ENOG503P877), producing the protein MQFKMGYSRAQQGAVPRGFGGPSKPSSKHVEGQLDPEDLTRRLLLVLAEQEEHEKRRQRRAEQQSRHRREHQSSRHGQSQSSKTQADPRCSDHSRRRPSQANTSTSSQLPEPRSTDDHYVPKEAARQFTRTTTVEQMRSNDFIHQLSKRAHRYHKDSNREGDPIASTTPADLARQLRQSQAERDRALERERQQRQPPPSGPSTSSPSSQQQSHTFRAELARLNTNHNRVSLTGHYPSHQPRRNSTGGADPLSADTIPTQQPTTRRSMLVLNPTLPGGEGGGSEDTTTPTSEDPTPLQRFPIHAPEHRVDWSQSDERSKSTGTSRPRLMLSPLLKRADSLFTLRSSKGKEKGGSSSSAGSGSGSVVTSPTGAGAGGENGGVLSSGLGTMLPSPTRAVGGGELPALEELSPPPPPPPPPPPAAAAAAAAAAAGEKGAKSPTSAKSATSGKGFFGRFKR; encoded by the coding sequence ATGCAGTTCAAGATGGGTTACTCGAGGGCGCAGCAGGGCGCTGTCCCTCGAGGATTTGGGGGGCCGAGCAAGCCCTCTTCCAAGCATGTGGAGGGACAGCTTGATCCAGAGGATCTTACCCGTCGGTTGTTGCTGGTCCTGGCCGAGCAGGAAGAACATGAGAAACGAAGGCAGCGGAGGGCCGAGCAGCAGAGCCGTCATCGCCGGGAGCATCAGAGCAGCAGACATGGACAGTCACAGTCATCAAAAACACAAGCAGACCCCAGATGCTCAGACCACAGCAGACGAAGACCCTCCCAggccaacacctccacctcctcccagctcCCAGAACCCCGGTCGACAGACGATCACTATGTCCCCAAAGAAGCCGCCCGCCAGTTcacccgcaccaccaccgtcgagCAAATGCGCTCCAACGACTTCATCCACCAACTCTCCAAGCGAGCCCACAGATACCACAAAGACTCCAACCGCGAGGGTGACCCCatcgcctccaccaccccggccGACCTCGCCCGCCAACTCCGCCAGTCCCAAGCAGAGCGTGACCGTGCCTTGGAGCGGGAGCGTCAACAacgtcaacctcccccttccggaccatcaacctcctccccttcctcccaacaACAGTCCCACACCTTCAGAGCCGAATTGGCAAGGCtaaacaccaaccacaaccgcGTCTCCCTCACGGGTCATTACCCctctcaccaacccagaAGAAACAGCACTGGTGGTGCAGACCCCTTGTCAGCCGATACAAtcccaacccagcagcccaccacccgccgCTCCATGCTCGtcctcaacccaacccttcccggaggggaagggggagggtcaGAGGACACCACAACCCCTACTTCCGAAGACCCGACCCCTCTCCAGCGTTTCCCTATCCACGCCCCAGAGCACAGGGTTGACTGGTCCCAGTCTGATGAACGCAGTAAATCCACCGGGACATCCCGCCCCAGACTCATGTTGTCTCCCCTCCTGAAAAGAGCAGACTCGTTGTTCACGCTGAGGTCGTCAAAGGGTAAGGAGAAGGGTGGGAGTTCGAGCAGTGCTGGGTCGGGGTCGGGGTCGGTGGTGACGAGCCCGactggggctggggctgggggggagaatgggggggtgttgagttCGGGACTGGGGACTATGCTGCCCAGTCCTACTAgggctgttgggggtggggagttgcctgcgctggaggagctttcaccccctcctcctcctcctcctcctcctcctcctgctgctgctgctgctgctgctgctgctgctgctggggagaagggggcaaAGTCGCCTACTTCGGCGAAGAGTGCCACTAGTGGGAAGGGTTTCTTTGGGAGGTTTAAACGCTGA
- a CDS encoding hypothetical protein (EggNog:ENOG503P7W2; COG:S) — protein sequence MAQDDGGMALPGLNEGSKITEVTAPTASPQPSPSPSATTTQPPTEPSPATLGADEEEEEEKEEGKEEEKEEDDDPPPPPKPAPKLCAVCNTQPGKYKCPRPGCAMPYCSIPCHKSHKSNHPPDPPAPTSQPTPQTTAPNPSQQTNNDPYRILLDHAHVFQRLVKKYPSLPFVLDSIHSQTLPPPTPSSSTTTPSFLQNNNRKRKEPPWSKDVGLRKGASALKKARTDPTDRGDGVREFCDAVLYLLSLGEEEKGKGDGVGDGGPRPVAERAVKEVGEEVRREERRVVEGLLREEEGV from the exons ATGGCTCAAGACGATGGCGGGATGGCCTTGCCAGGTCTGAACGAAGGCTCCAAGATCACAGAAGTGACAGcacccaccgcctccccccaaccatcaccatcaccatcagcaacaacaacccaaccaccaaccgaaccatcaccagcaacccTCGGCgcagacgaagaagaagaagaagaaaaagaagaaggaaaagaagaagaaaaagaagaagatgatgacccccctccacccccaaaaccagcGCCAAAACTCTGCGCCGTATGTAACACCCAACCAGGCAAATACAAATGCCCCCGCCCCGGCTGCGCAATGCCATA CTGCTCAATCCCCTGCCACAAATCCCACAaatccaaccacccccccgaccctcccgccccaacatcccaacccaccccccaaaccaccgCTCCCAATCCCTCTCAGCAAACCAACAACGACCCCTACAGAATCCTCCTCGACCACGCCCACGTCTTCCAGCGCCTAGTAAAGAaatacccctccctcccattcGTCCTCGACTCGATCCACTCCCAGACTTtgccccctccaacaccatcttccaGTACAACAACACCGTCTTTCCTCCAGAACAATaacaggaaaagaaaagaaccgCCTTGGTCAAAGGATGTAgggttgaggaagggggcgAGCGcgctgaagaaggcgaggacgGACCCGACGGAtaggggggatggggtgagggagttttGTGATGCGGTGCTTTAtttgttgagtttgggggaggaggaaaaggggaaaggggatggggttggggatggggggccGAGGCCGGTGGCGGAACGGGCGGTtaaggaggttggtgaggaggttaggagggaggagaggagggttgtggagggtttgttgagggaggaggagggggtgtga
- a CDS encoding hypothetical protein (COG:T; EggNog:ENOG503NY51), with protein MRAHTHPPSSDRSGGLPFPDFGPQRSFLILDEPPPPPTTTTTAEEGGPRDSVASIVDDPFFFGYHSTAANTTSAAAAAATATPGIPGALTTSAGHRNEERQPWIPPRKDSLKDIGPTPWFDRNKPAMEAINIAIIGVEGVGKSAFVQRTIRSTRPPTQNMITFRHVLDGTQYSVTLVELDLEGFELDPRQPIQWPKQVAGHMVPRIDGALILYDVTNKESVRGLDSTMAALANSSLPTVLAATKCDAPDEARQIDVADVASAFPTCAGHFRTSFNVPGSAQDCLQAALKAALANKREQPEGSLTRRRAASASLDTPQEMINGRPISQHSKHSRASSDLSLLRGFPPPPNESHYRPQTSRSPRLDYSSVAHHSNSNLGLAVPEDGPQTTVSAMLRQPGIRLDSGAESFLDVSESDGESYRYSDDIPILQRNDENFLDRPAKVAGVSFDDLVDRLVAPKMAKTDQNFTDIFLCLYRKFAAPSELLNAIRARLDQLKEDKTTHILIKAEAQARLVESVAKWVSLYPGDFARPATKRSLEEMVGELSLDPLFVTAAQQMRVHLEHKVVEDDDTGWGKSDPIDETDNMFEGLSRPHTGITGSMNSLQLDDPSNPPSSHHRRPSQSSERSGSDIHGRTTARYQVQTLEDYEREAATLVPMPSLALNKFRWHQFMELDTEEIADEITRIDWVMFSSIRIRDLVRDVSLNREQKEKCKSLKNVNRMISHFNHIAKWVANMILIRDKAKHRAPCLEKFMLIALKLRQMNNYNGLAAVLAGINGTAIHRLSQTRQLVSAETQKKFARLVLLMGTQKSHFAYRLAWENSPLPRIPFMPLHRRDLVSAEEGSKTFVGEGGKRINWKKFEVLGSLSEWIMVTNFCEKDIYQRSIQVEASSAAGAAGTGEGSTKKKFPWLAK; from the exons ATGCGGGCTCACACTCATCCACCCTCATCAGACCGCTCCGGGGGACTCCCGTTTCCTGACTTTGGCCCTCAGAGAAGCtttctcatcctcgacgagccaccaccgccaccgacgacgacgacgaccgccgaggagggtggtcCGCGAGACTCGGTCGCTTCGATTGTTGACGACCCGTTTTTCTTTGGCTACCACAGCACCGCCGCGAATACtacctctgctgctgctgctgctgccacagCCACCCCCGGCATCCCTGGCGCGCTAACGACGAGTGCCGGCCACCGCAATGAAGAGCGCCAGCCGTGGATTCCCCCAAGGAAAGATTCACTGAAAGACATCGGTCCTACACCTTGG TTCGATCGCAACAAACCAGCCATGGAGGCCATCAACATCGCCATTATCGGCGTCGAAGGCGTGGGGAAGTCGGCTTTTGTCCAGCGAACGATACGTTCCACGCGACCGCCGACACAGAACATGATCACATTCAGGCATGTGCTCGACGGGACGCAGTACTCAGTCACCCTGGTCGAGCTCGATCTTGAGGGTTTCGAACTGGACCCCCGACAACCAATACAGTGGCCGAAGCAGGTCGCCGGTCACATGGTGCCACGAATAGATGGCGCCCTGATCCTGTACGACGTTACCAACAAGGAGAGCGTGCGAGGGCTGGATTCCACCATGGCTGCGCTGGCCAACTCTTCCCTGCCGACGGTTCTCGCCGCCACAAAATGCGACGCCCCCGACGAAGCCCGCCAGATCGACGTGGCAGATGTTGCTTCTGCCTTTCCCACCTGTGCCGGTCACTTCAGAACGTCTTTCAACGTGCCGGGAAGCGCTCAGGATTGTCTCCAGGCTGCTTTAAAGGCCGCGTTGGCTAACAAGCGAG aacaACCGGAAGGATCGCTGACCAGAAGACGCGCTGCCTCGGCGAGTCTGGATACCCCTCAAGAAATGATCAACGGACGGCCAATCAGCCAACACAGTAAACACAGCAGGGCAAGCTCCGACCTGTCACTCTTGCGGGGTTTCCCACCGCCCCCAAACGAAAGTCACTACAGGCCCCAGACTTCGAGGTCACCCAGACTAGACTATTCTTCTGTTGCTCACCACAGCAACTCAAATTTGGGCTTGGCCGTTCCCGAAGACGGCCCGCAAACGACAGTGTCAGCCATGCTTCGTCAACCGGGCATTCGACTGGACAGCGGCGCCGAGTCGTTCTTGGATGTGTCTGAATCCGACGGAGAATCGTATCGGTATTCGGACGACATACCAATACTGCAGCGCAACGATGAGAACTTTTTGGACAGGCCAGCCAAGGTGGCGGGAGTGAGTTTCGACGACCTTGTCGACAGGCTTGTCGCGCCCAAGATGGCAAAGACAGACCAAAACTTTACCGATATCTTTTTGTGCCTGTATCGAAAGTTTGCCGCGCCTTCCGAGCTGCTAAACGCGATTCGGGCTCGTCTCGACCAGCTGAAGGAAGACAAGACGACGCACATTCTGATCAAGGCGGAGGCTCAGGCGCGGCTGGTCGAGTCTGTGGCGAAGTGGGTATCGTTGTATCCTGGGGACTTTGCCAGGCCGGCAACGAAACGAAGTCTGGAAGAGATGGTCGGAGAATTATCTTTGGATCCGCTGTTTGTCACAGCTGCCCAGCAGATGCGTGTTCACCTGGAACACAAGGTggtcgaggacgacgacaCGGGCTGGGGAAAATCAGACCCAATAGACGAGACAGACAACATGTTTGAAGGTCTGAGCCGACCACACACGGGCATCACGGGATCGATGAACTCGCTCCAACTCGACgaccccagcaaccccccctccagccaCCACCGACGCCCCTCCCAGAGCTCAGAGAGATCAGGGTCAGATATTCATGGTCGGACAACGGCCCGGTATCAAGTCCAAACGCTGGAAGACTATGAGCGCGAAGCGGCCACGCTGGTGCCGATGCCCTCATTGGCGCTCAACAAGTTCCGCTGGCACCAGTTCATGGAGCTTGACACGGAGGAGATTGCCGACGAGATCACAAGGATAGACTGGGTCATGTTCAGCTCGATCCGGATCCGGGATTTGGTTCGGGACGTCTCGCTGAACcgagaacaaaaagaaaagtgcAAAAGCCTCAAGAACGTCAACAGGATGATATCCCACTTTAACCACATTGCCAAATGGGTCGCCAACATGATTTTGATCAGAGATAAAGCCAAGCACCGGGCTCCGTGTCTGGAAAAGTTTATGCTGATTGCCTTGAAGCTGAGGCAAATGAATAACTACAACGGTCTGGCGGCCGTGCTGGCGGGGATCAACGGCACAGCGATCCACCGGCTGTCGCAGACGAGGCAGCTTGTTAGCGCGGAGACGCAAAAGAAGTTtgcgaggttggtgttgctgatggggaCGCAGAAGAGCCACTTCGCGTACCGGTTGGCGTGGGAGAATTCGCCGCTGCCGAGGATCCCGTTTATGCCGTTGCACAGACGGGATTTGGTGAGtgctgaggagg